Proteins encoded by one window of Cylindrospermum stagnale PCC 7417:
- a CDS encoding RNA-guided endonuclease InsQ/TnpB family protein, which produces MKISYQYKIKPTKEQAEKINKTLEMLRCQYNYLLAQRFDWYEMNRSPIDRCPLICHLPELKEQPNYYNQKASLVQLKLDRPWYKDIHSQVLQEVPKKVELAFDRWLKGDINGKKSGRPRFKGQGQYKTFTYTQFKRHHFVNNKITLSKIGDIKVIVHRPIPVGFDIKTVSVTKKADGYYITLSLDDKSVPTVKPDFNPDNIVGIDVGLIDFYVASDDSRIKAPKYLRKAERLLKSLQRMVSRRKKGSNRRKKAIKKLGKQHKKVADTRKDFHFKTAKLLLDKYDVIAVEKLNIKGLVKTKLAKSINDAAWSQFVTILLNKAENAGLKVIAVNPNGTSLECSNCGHKVKKSLSQRMHNCPVCHASLCRDLNAAINIKNRGTHGLKAQSMSGLGVAEKPTLTQREVWEMSHSITLAPGGRSKGRLYS; this is translated from the coding sequence ATGAAAATCTCATACCAGTACAAAATTAAACCAACTAAAGAACAGGCGGAAAAAATCAATAAAACACTGGAAATGTTGCGTTGTCAATATAACTATTTGTTGGCTCAAAGATTTGACTGGTATGAGATGAATCGTAGTCCTATTGATAGATGTCCATTAATTTGTCATCTGCCCGAATTAAAAGAACAGCCTAACTATTACAATCAAAAAGCATCTCTAGTTCAACTCAAATTAGATAGACCTTGGTACAAAGATATTCACTCTCAGGTACTTCAAGAAGTTCCTAAGAAAGTTGAATTGGCTTTTGATAGATGGTTAAAAGGTGACATTAATGGCAAGAAATCAGGTAGACCTAGATTCAAGGGTCAAGGACAATACAAAACTTTTACTTATACCCAATTTAAAAGACATCATTTTGTTAACAACAAAATCACGCTATCAAAAATTGGAGATATCAAGGTAATTGTTCATCGCCCAATACCCGTTGGATTTGACATCAAAACTGTATCTGTCACCAAAAAAGCGGATGGTTACTACATCACTCTCAGCCTTGATGACAAATCAGTTCCTACAGTTAAGCCTGACTTTAATCCTGACAATATTGTTGGTATTGATGTTGGCTTAATTGATTTCTATGTAGCTTCTGATGATTCTAGAATCAAAGCACCTAAATATCTACGCAAAGCTGAACGCTTGCTTAAATCATTGCAGCGTATGGTATCAAGGCGTAAAAAAGGTTCTAACAGACGCAAAAAAGCTATTAAAAAATTGGGTAAACAGCATAAAAAAGTGGCTGATACTCGTAAAGACTTCCACTTTAAAACAGCTAAATTACTACTTGATAAGTATGATGTTATAGCTGTGGAAAAATTGAATATCAAAGGACTCGTTAAAACTAAATTGGCTAAAAGTATTAATGATGCTGCTTGGAGTCAGTTTGTAACCATACTTTTAAACAAAGCCGAGAATGCTGGTTTAAAAGTAATAGCTGTAAATCCAAACGGTACTAGCCTTGAATGCTCTAACTGCGGTCACAAGGTCAAAAAGTCGTTATCTCAAAGAATGCACAATTGTCCTGTATGTCATGCAAGCTTGTGTAGAGATTTAAATGCGGCTATAAATATAAAGAACCGTGGGACACACGGTCTTAAAGCTCAGTCAATGTCCGGATTAGGAGTCGCTGAGAAGCCCACACTTACCCAAAGGGAAGTGTGGGAGATGTCACACAGTATCACCCTAGCACCAGGAGGTAGGAGCAAAGGACGCTTGTACAGTTAG
- a CDS encoding Lin0512 family protein, which yields MALKRFIIEMGMGVDQHGQEPTVAAARAVRNAIAHNALLGIMEIAGLSDPNEMIVFVKIAVPYPEQVREAEVLAELPFGRKSLTVESGGMVVDGLAIPSLNDKNDEMLIAVAAVTVFIETDTISR from the coding sequence ATGGCTCTTAAACGTTTTATTATTGAAATGGGGATGGGTGTAGATCAGCATGGGCAGGAACCGACGGTAGCAGCTGCTAGAGCAGTCAGAAATGCGATCGCACATAACGCCTTACTCGGTATTATGGAAATAGCTGGGTTGAGTGACCCCAATGAGATGATTGTGTTCGTTAAGATAGCCGTACCCTATCCCGAACAAGTGCGGGAAGCAGAAGTGTTAGCTGAACTCCCCTTTGGCCGGAAAAGTCTCACAGTAGAATCTGGGGGTATGGTGGTTGACGGGCTAGCAATTCCTTCCCTCAACGATAAAAATGATGAAATGTTGATTGCAGTAGCTGCCGTTACAGTTTTTATTGAAACTGATACTATTTCTCGATGA
- a CDS encoding S66 peptidase family protein, giving the protein MNINRRQFIATLGLTTLATQIPPVAAQTQLSPNTILKPPRLQIGDTVGLISPAGIIDRKDITDAQQTLAKLGLKIKIGKHLLDRYGYLAGTDIDRAQDVNNMFADQSVKAIIAMRGGWGCNRILPLINYPLVRKYPKIIIGYSDITSLSLAINARSRVITFHGPVATSTWNQFTVDYFQRILFDGEAVTMRNLNNGEGQVKVISPGKSQGKLIGGNLSVLAAMVGSNYLPSWRESILFVEDIGEDIYRIDRMLTQLKTAGVLNQIAGFIFGQCTDCKLGDEPSFTLTQVLQDHILPLGIPAWYGSMIGHIKDKFTVPVGVEVEIDADAGTIRMLEAAVR; this is encoded by the coding sequence ATGAACATCAACCGCCGCCAATTTATTGCCACATTGGGACTAACTACTTTAGCCACCCAAATTCCCCCAGTTGCTGCCCAAACTCAACTATCTCCAAACACCATTCTCAAACCACCCCGCCTACAAATAGGTGATACTGTAGGATTAATTTCTCCGGCGGGTATTATTGACCGCAAAGACATCACAGATGCACAGCAAACTTTAGCAAAATTAGGGTTAAAAATAAAAATTGGCAAGCATCTTTTAGACCGTTATGGCTATTTAGCAGGTACAGATATAGACCGTGCTCAAGATGTTAACAATATGTTTGCAGATCAGTCTGTCAAAGCAATTATTGCGATGCGCGGTGGCTGGGGTTGTAATCGCATTTTACCCCTAATTAATTATCCCCTCGTTCGCAAATATCCCAAGATTATTATCGGGTACAGTGATATTACTTCTTTATCATTAGCAATTAATGCTCGTAGTCGGGTAATTACTTTTCATGGGCCAGTCGCCACCTCTACCTGGAATCAATTTACAGTAGATTACTTCCAGCGCATTTTATTTGATGGTGAAGCAGTAACCATGCGAAACTTAAACAATGGAGAAGGGCAAGTTAAGGTAATTTCACCAGGAAAATCTCAGGGTAAACTGATTGGTGGAAACTTGTCTGTTTTAGCTGCGATGGTGGGTTCAAATTACCTACCTTCTTGGAGAGAAAGTATTTTATTTGTGGAAGATATCGGCGAAGATATTTATCGCATAGACCGAATGCTAACGCAGTTAAAAACCGCAGGCGTTCTCAATCAAATTGCTGGCTTTATCTTTGGACAATGCACTGATTGTAAACTCGGAGATGAACCATCATTTACCTTAACCCAAGTGTTGCAAGACCACATCCTGCCTTTAGGCATTCCTGCCTGGTATGGTTCGATGATTGGTCACATTAAAGACAAATTTACAGTGCCGGTGGGTGTAGAAGTTGAAATAGACGCTGATGCAGGAACAATTAGGATGTTAGAAGCGGCTGTAAGATGA